One Halomonas sp. THAF5a genomic region harbors:
- a CDS encoding proline/glycine betaine ABC transporter permease, which produces MEIPSIPLGQWIEGGLDWLTTEYSGVTRGISRVTQTGIDGLNDALFWLPPWALLLIIVGLCWWVSSHRLAIGAALGMALIWNLDLWDPMIETLTLVVIATLVAVVIALPVGIAAALSERLYRAIMPVLDFMQTMPAFVYLIPAIPFFGIGSVSAIFATVIFSMPPAIRFTTLGIRQVPKELIEAADAYGATRGQKLLKVQLPLSLPTVMAGINQTIMLALSMVVIAAMIGADGLGSEVWRAIQRLRPGDGFEAGIAVVILAMLLDRVTQSLRKGRKG; this is translated from the coding sequence ATCGAAATCCCGAGCATCCCCCTGGGCCAGTGGATCGAAGGCGGTCTCGACTGGCTGACCACCGAGTACTCCGGCGTCACCCGCGGCATCTCGCGGGTCACCCAGACCGGCATCGATGGGCTCAACGACGCCCTCTTCTGGCTGCCGCCCTGGGCCCTGCTGCTGATCATCGTCGGCCTGTGCTGGTGGGTGTCGAGCCATCGCCTGGCCATCGGCGCGGCGCTGGGCATGGCGCTGATCTGGAATCTTGATCTCTGGGACCCGATGATCGAGACCCTGACCCTGGTGGTGATCGCCACCCTGGTCGCGGTGGTCATCGCCCTGCCGGTGGGCATCGCCGCGGCGCTCTCCGAGCGGCTCTACCGGGCGATCATGCCGGTGCTCGACTTCATGCAGACCATGCCGGCCTTCGTCTACCTGATCCCGGCGATCCCCTTCTTCGGCATCGGCTCGGTGTCGGCGATCTTCGCCACGGTGATCTTCTCCATGCCGCCGGCGATCCGCTTCACCACCCTGGGCATCCGCCAGGTACCCAAGGAGCTGATCGAGGCCGCCGACGCCTACGGTGCCACCCGCGGCCAGAAGCTGCTCAAGGTCCAGCTGCCCCTGTCGCTGCCCACGGTGATGGCCGGCATCAACCAGACCATCATGCTGGCCCTCTCCATGGTGGTGATCGCCGCCATGATCGGCGCCGACGGCCTGGGCAGCGAGGTGTGGCGCGCCATCCAGCGCCTGCGTCCGGGCGACGGCTTCGAGGCCGGCATCGCCGTGGTGATCCTGGCCATGCTGCTCGACCGCGTGACGCAGTCGCTGCGCAAGGGCCGCAAGGGCTGA